One segment of Vulpes lagopus strain Blue_001 chromosome 8, ASM1834538v1, whole genome shotgun sequence DNA contains the following:
- the CCDC102A gene encoding coiled-coil domain-containing protein 102A encodes MSHGPSPRLAESPQLSQGSLLTILGSPSPERGGPADSLPPTPPSGTPSPGPPPALPLPLPLPLPPPALLADGDWESREELRLRELEEARARAAQMEKTMRWWSDCTANWREKWSKVRAERNRAREEVRQLRQRLDALTKELAGARRERQEAQGECEARGRELARLRGARGAADRTPDGPEPEPEREREQEPVRDVGAEAPPGSQELELVESLLKSRPEEPDGCWEARSMGAGVPRSSSGRQERSRLPWEDTATIEEDTSKLTALRLRLDESQKVLLKEREDKLTLSRNIEKLEGELSQWKIKYEELNKTKQEMLKQLSILKEAHQDELGRMSEDLEDELGARSSMDRKMAELRGEMERLQAENAAEWGRRERLETEKLGLERENKKLRAQVGDLEEALARRRRQTASALDCDLRASQAALFEKNKELADLKHVHAKLKKQFQEKVAELAHANRRVEQHEAEVKKLRLRVEELKKELAQAEDELDEAHNQARKLQRSLDEQTEQSENLQVQLEHLQSRLRRQQQNAPLFGKIRSARFGTEEAGDGASDLDEDEDLQIQVT; translated from the exons ATGAGCCACGGGCCCAGCCCCCGGCTGGCCGAGTCTCCGCAGCTGTCCCAGGGCAGCCTGCTGACCATCCTGGGCAGCCCGTCGCCCGAGCGCGGCGGCCCCGCCGACTCGCTGCCGCCCACGCCGCCCAGCGGCACGCCCTCGCCGGGGCCGCCGCCcgcgctgccgctgccgctgccgctgccgctgccgccgcccgCGCTGCTGGCCGACGGGGACTGGGAGAGCCGCGAGGAGCTGCGGCTGCGGGAGCTGGAGGAGGCGCGCGCGCGCGCGGCGCAGATGGAGAAGACCATGCGCTGGTGGTCCGACTGCACGGCCAACTGGCGCGAGAAGTGGAGCAAGGTGCGCGCCGAGCGCAACCGCGCCCGCGAGGAGGTGCGCCAGCTGCGCCAGCGCCTCGACGCGCTCACCAAGGAGCTGGCGGGCGCGCGGCGCGAGCGGCAGGAGGCGCAGGGCGAGTGCGAGGCGCGGGGCCGCGAGCTGGCGCGGctgcggggcgcccggggggccgCCGACAGGACGCCGGACGGGCCCGAGCCCGAGCCTGAGCGGGAGCGGGAGCAGGAGCCGGTGCGCGACGTCGGGGCCGAAGCGCCCCCCGGCAGCCAG GAGCTGGAGCTAGTGGAGAGCCTGCTGAAGAGCAGACCAGAGGAGCCTGATGGCTGCTGGGAGGCACGAAGCATGGGGGCTGGGGTCCCACGGAGCAGCTCAGGCCGCCAGGAGCGCAGCCGGCTACCCTGGGAAGACACAGCCACCATTGAGGAGGATACATCCAAGTTGACTGCCCTGCGGCTGCGGTTGGATGAGTCCCAGAAGGTGCTGCTCAAGGAGCGAGA ggATAAACTGACACTGAGCAGGAACATTGAGAAGCTGGAAGGGGAGCTCAGCCAGTGGAAGATCAAGTACGAGGAGCTGAACAAGACCAAGCAGGAAATGCTCAAGCAG CTCAGCATCCTGAAGGAGGCCCACCAGGACGAGCTGGGTCGCATGTCCGAAGACCTGGAGGACGAGCTAGGTGCACGGTCCAGCATGGACAGGAAGATGGCTGAGCTGAGGGGTGAG ATGGAGCGGCTGCAGGCAGAGAACGCCGCTGAGTGGGGTCGCCGTGAGCGGCTGGAGACTGAGAAGCTAGGCCTGGAACGGGAGAACAAGAAGCTGCGGGCACAGGTGGGGGACCTGGAGGAGGCACTGGCCCGACGGCGGAGGCAGACGGCCAGCGCACTGGACTGTGACCTGCGGGCCAGCCAGGCCGCACTTTTTGAGAAGAACAAG GAGCTGGCAGACCTGAAGCACGTGCACGCCAAGCTGAAGAAACAGTTTCAGGAGAAGGTGGCCGAGTTGGCACACGCCAACCGGCGGGTGGAGCAGCACGAGGCAGAAGTGAAGAAGCTGCGGCTACGGGTGGAGGAGCTCAAGAAGGAGCTGGCCCAGGCCGAGGACGAG CTGGACGAGGCCCACAACCAGGCACGTAAGCTGCAGCGGTCGCTGGACGAGCAGACAGAGCAGAGTGAGAACCTCCAAGTGCAGCTGGAGCATCTGCAGTCCAG GCTCCGCAGGCAGCAGCAGAACGCACCCCTCTTTGGGAAGATCCGAAGTGCTCGCTTCGGCACCGAGGAGGCTGGGGACGGAGCCAGTGACCTGGATGAAGACGAGGACCTACAGATCCAAGTGACCTAG